From a single Candidatus Binataceae bacterium genomic region:
- a CDS encoding MBL fold metallo-hydrolase codes for MSELGVTMLGTGDAFASGGRMQSGYVIDAGGALILMEAGPTLLAGLKRAQINPADIDFVLISHLHGDHFAGLPFLMLQYMWESPRKRMLTIAGPRRLEQRTRTLFHNMYPGMNTHPLMRKVRFVELEAGRTTRVGPARVATIRTPHTKPDVSLGFRVTAGGRSLAFSGDSGWTEELVGLSAGADLFLCECTYFGSNHLDFHLNYPTIERNRGRFTARRVVLTHLGREVLERMNDVGMETADDLMKITA; via the coding sequence GTGAGCGAGCTTGGAGTAACCATGCTGGGGACCGGCGACGCCTTCGCCAGCGGAGGACGGATGCAGTCCGGCTATGTCATCGACGCCGGTGGCGCGCTGATCCTGATGGAAGCCGGGCCGACGCTCCTTGCGGGACTCAAGCGCGCACAGATCAATCCCGCCGACATCGATTTTGTCCTTATCAGCCATCTGCATGGCGACCATTTCGCCGGGCTGCCCTTCCTGATGCTGCAGTATATGTGGGAGAGCCCGCGCAAGCGCATGCTCACCATCGCCGGCCCGCGCCGCCTCGAGCAGCGCACACGCACTCTTTTTCATAACATGTATCCGGGCATGAATACGCATCCGCTGATGCGCAAGGTCAGGTTCGTCGAGCTCGAGGCCGGACGAACCACGCGCGTGGGGCCGGCCCGCGTGGCCACCATCCGCACCCCGCACACCAAGCCCGACGTCTCGCTCGGCTTCCGGGTGACCGCCGGCGGCAGGTCGCTCGCGTTTTCCGGCGACAGCGGGTGGACGGAGGAGCTGGTGGGACTCAGCGCGGGCGCGGACCTGTTTTTGTGCGAGTGCACCTACTTCGGCAGCAACCACCTGGACTTCCATCTCAACTATCCGACGATCGAGCGCAACCGCGGCCGCTTCACGGCCAGGCGGGTCGTTCTTACTCATCTCGGCCGCGAAGTCCTCGAGCGCATGAACGACGTCGGGATGGAGACGGCGGACGACCTGATGAAAATCACCGCCTGA
- a CDS encoding enoyl-ACP reductase: MGIADGKRALVVGVANEKSLAWGIAQELKAQGAEVALTYQGEVLEKRVRPLAESIGALVVGELDVTNDIQIGLVMSELRELWGGIDMLVHAVAFAEREDLRDRFLTVSRANFAKALEISAYSLVALARAAEPLMEARGGGSILTLSYLGAVRAVPNYNVMGVAKAALEACVRYLAVDLGAKNIRVNAISAAPARTLSSSAIRDFFTMAHEVEERSPMRRAMRTEDVGKMAAAMLSDLSSGVTGQTVYVDVGYSIVGL; the protein is encoded by the coding sequence ATGGGTATAGCGGACGGCAAGCGCGCGCTGGTGGTCGGCGTCGCGAACGAAAAGAGCCTCGCCTGGGGAATCGCGCAGGAACTCAAGGCGCAGGGCGCGGAAGTCGCGCTCACCTACCAGGGCGAGGTGCTCGAGAAGCGCGTGCGCCCGCTCGCCGAGTCGATCGGCGCGCTCGTGGTCGGCGAGCTCGACGTCACCAACGACATTCAGATCGGCCTGGTGATGTCGGAGTTGCGCGAGCTGTGGGGCGGAATCGACATGCTGGTCCACGCCGTGGCTTTTGCCGAGCGCGAAGATCTGCGCGATCGCTTTCTGACCGTCAGCCGCGCCAATTTCGCCAAGGCGCTCGAGATCAGCGCCTACTCGCTGGTCGCGCTGGCGCGCGCGGCCGAACCGTTGATGGAAGCGCGCGGCGGCGGCTCGATCCTGACCCTCAGTTACCTGGGCGCGGTGCGCGCGGTGCCCAACTACAACGTGATGGGGGTCGCCAAGGCAGCTCTGGAAGCCTGCGTGCGTTATCTCGCAGTCGATCTCGGTGCGAAAAACATCCGCGTCAATGCGATCAGCGCGGCGCCCGCCCGCACGCTTTCGTCCTCGGCCATCCGCGACTTCTTCACCATGGCGCACGAGGTCGAGGAGCGCTCGCCGATGCGCCGCGCGATGAGGACCGAAGACGTGGGCAAGATGGCCGCGGCGATGCTGAGCGATCTCTCAAGCGGCGTCACCGGCCAGACCGTCTACGTTGACGTCGGCTACAGTATCGTCGGATTGTAA
- the gloB gene encoding hydroxyacylglutathione hydrolase → MAIVAVPQLKDNYAYLVIDDASKQCGVVDCSEADKVLDEVKRRGLKLTTVLPTHWHPDHVGGNVDLVRAVPELRVYGARGESGRIPAMTDEIDNGDEVVVGPIRGRVIGIPAHTSGHIAYYFPTLKAVFTGDTLFIAGCGRVFEGKADTMVASLARLAALPDDTQVYCGHEYTEKNLQFALTLEPNNAALKSKYEWTRKARAEGKFTVPSTVGDEKRFNPFLRTDSAELRASLRKIDPSVGDEPVAVFAKTRELKDRF, encoded by the coding sequence ATGGCTATCGTTGCGGTGCCCCAGCTCAAGGACAACTATGCCTATCTCGTGATCGACGACGCGAGCAAGCAGTGCGGCGTGGTCGACTGTTCCGAGGCCGACAAGGTGCTCGACGAGGTGAAGCGGCGCGGACTCAAGCTGACGACGGTCCTGCCCACCCATTGGCATCCGGACCACGTCGGCGGCAACGTGGACTTGGTGCGTGCGGTGCCGGAGTTGCGCGTTTACGGAGCGCGCGGCGAGAGCGGGCGAATTCCGGCGATGACCGACGAGATAGATAACGGCGACGAAGTGGTAGTGGGGCCGATTCGCGGGCGCGTGATCGGGATCCCCGCGCATACGAGCGGCCATATCGCCTACTATTTCCCGACGCTCAAGGCCGTGTTTACCGGCGACACTCTGTTCATTGCGGGATGCGGGCGCGTGTTCGAGGGCAAGGCCGATACGATGGTGGCGTCGCTCGCCCGGCTCGCCGCGCTGCCCGACGATACCCAGGTCTATTGCGGTCACGAGTACACCGAAAAAAACCTGCAATTCGCGCTGACGCTGGAGCCCAACAACGCGGCGCTCAAGTCCAAGTACGAGTGGACGCGGAAGGCGCGCGCGGAGGGGAAGTTCACGGTTCCGTCGACCGTCGGCGACGAGAAGCGCTTCAATCCGTTCCTGCGCACCGATAGCGCCGAACTGCGCGCAAGCCTTCGCAAGATCGATCCGTCGGTCGGCGACGAACCGGTCGCCGTCTTCGCCAAGACTCGCGAACTTAAAGATCGGTTCTGA
- a CDS encoding OB-fold domain-containing protein: MAQNPPYYLPEGLPAPKAQRDGMDAGFWEAARRHELVVQRCRRCETFQFGPEWICHKCLSGELGWHRLSGRGRLYTWVRSWNPVHPALKDAGPFIIAVIELPDAGNVRMAGNLLGNPMLDAPFDAEVEAVFEDHPGATLVQWRLVNG; the protein is encoded by the coding sequence ATGGCTCAGAACCCGCCCTACTATCTGCCCGAGGGATTGCCCGCGCCAAAGGCGCAGCGCGACGGGATGGACGCCGGTTTCTGGGAGGCCGCGCGCCGACACGAGCTGGTCGTGCAACGATGCCGCCGTTGCGAGACGTTCCAGTTCGGCCCCGAATGGATTTGCCACAAATGTCTTAGCGGCGAACTCGGATGGCATCGCCTGTCAGGCCGCGGGAGGCTCTACACCTGGGTCCGATCCTGGAACCCGGTGCATCCGGCACTCAAAGACGCCGGACCGTTCATTATCGCGGTGATCGAACTCCCGGATGCCGGCAATGTTCGGATGGCCGGCAATCTGCTCGGCAACCCGATGCTGGATGCGCCGTTCGATGCCGAGGTCGAAGCGGTCTTCGAGGATCATCCGGGAGCGACGCTGGTTCAATGGAGATTGGTTAACGGATGA
- a CDS encoding LLM class flavin-dependent oxidoreductase has translation MKLGLFLMPSHPPERGLLAGQQWDLAVLREADRLGYSEAWIGEHFTSRWEPNPAPDLLIAQALMQTRQIKLAPGAHLLPYHHPAELACRIAFMDHLAEGRYMLGIGASGLPSDWQLFCVDGMKGVNRDMTREALDIMLKVWASDGGVEYKGKFWSVNVPGPMLRTLGHHLRPLQKPHPPIGIAGLNPGSETLKLAGEHGFMPLSLNMSPSYVATHWDAVLEGARRSHARPNRQDWRIVREIFVADTDEEAHRHCVQGMMGRMMREYLLPLMADFQFTKYLKDDPSVPDDAVTPEYLSDHGWLVGSPRTVRDKLAEMYKALGGFGTLLLFTFDYADDREAWFKSMRLMAEEVLPHFLDLDADRHAHANAASA, from the coding sequence ATGAAGCTGGGACTCTTTCTGATGCCGTCGCATCCGCCCGAGCGCGGACTGCTCGCCGGACAGCAATGGGACCTCGCCGTGCTGCGCGAGGCCGACCGCCTCGGCTACAGCGAGGCATGGATCGGCGAGCACTTCACTTCGCGCTGGGAACCCAATCCGGCGCCCGACCTGCTCATCGCGCAGGCCCTCATGCAGACGCGCCAGATCAAACTTGCGCCCGGCGCCCATCTGCTGCCGTATCATCATCCGGCCGAACTCGCCTGCCGTATCGCTTTCATGGACCATCTGGCCGAGGGCCGCTACATGCTCGGCATCGGCGCAAGCGGCCTGCCGAGCGACTGGCAGCTGTTCTGCGTTGACGGCATGAAGGGCGTTAATCGCGACATGACCCGCGAAGCGCTCGACATCATGCTCAAGGTCTGGGCAAGCGACGGCGGCGTCGAGTACAAGGGCAAGTTCTGGAGCGTGAACGTGCCGGGTCCGATGCTGCGCACGCTGGGCCATCATCTGCGCCCGCTGCAAAAGCCGCATCCGCCGATCGGAATCGCCGGGCTCAATCCGGGATCGGAAACGCTCAAGCTCGCCGGCGAGCACGGCTTCATGCCGCTCAGTCTCAATATGAGTCCGAGCTACGTCGCGACGCACTGGGACGCGGTGCTCGAGGGTGCGCGGCGCAGCCACGCGCGGCCCAACCGGCAGGACTGGCGCATCGTGCGCGAGATCTTCGTTGCCGATACCGACGAGGAGGCGCATCGCCACTGCGTCCAGGGCATGATGGGCCGCATGATGCGCGAGTACTTGCTGCCGCTGATGGCCGATTTCCAGTTCACCAAATATCTCAAGGACGACCCGTCGGTGCCCGACGACGCGGTGACGCCCGAGTACCTGTCCGATCACGGATGGCTCGTGGGGTCGCCGCGCACCGTGCGCGACAAGCTTGCGGAGATGTATAAGGCGCTCGGCGGCTTCGGGACGCTGCTGCTCTTCACCTTCGACTACGCCGACGATCGCGAGGCGTGGTTCAAGTCGATGCGGCTGATGGCGGAAGAGGTGCTGCCGCATTTTCTGGACCTCGATGCCGATCGTCACGCGCACGCAAACGCGGCGAGCGCGTAG
- a CDS encoding NIPSNAP family protein gives MIYELRTYTLVLGGAPQYIQITKDELLPLLAEHGLKPLGYWSTDIGPLNELVHLWAFNDLNERQQKWTAWGRDPRRAAIVPKLRSLVVSQSNKIMTPAEFSQLK, from the coding sequence ATGATCTACGAACTTCGGACTTACACGCTGGTGTTGGGCGGAGCGCCGCAGTACATCCAGATCACCAAGGATGAGCTGCTGCCGCTGCTGGCCGAGCACGGCCTCAAACCGCTCGGCTACTGGTCAACCGACATCGGGCCGCTCAACGAGCTGGTTCACCTGTGGGCCTTCAACGATCTGAACGAACGCCAGCAGAAGTGGACCGCGTGGGGACGCGACCCGCGCCGCGCGGCGATCGTGCCCAAGCTGCGATCGCTGGTGGTCAGCCAAAGCAACAAGATCATGACGCCGGCGGAATTCTCGCAACTGAAATAG
- a CDS encoding enoyl-CoA hydratase/isomerase family protein, producing MSKFEEYQNKYKHVTMERRDGIIQMTLHSEDGPLRWGGPPHEELSYAFTDVGRDHGNRCVIITGTGDAFCAEVDHGAGRGATVGKLPSGEPAPPPHAGVRTTTWDHIYNDAKYLLMNHLNIEVPMIAAVNGPALIHAELAVLCDIVIASENAAFQDAPHFPNGIVPGDGVHIVWPLVLGPNRGRYFLLTGQKLSAREALELGVVSEVVPRDRLVARAWELAELIVAKPALTVRYARVAITQQLKRLMLDDLGYGLALEGLAAATSWPGARGSKG from the coding sequence ATGAGTAAGTTCGAGGAATATCAGAACAAGTACAAGCACGTCACGATGGAGAGGCGCGACGGGATAATCCAGATGACGCTGCACAGCGAGGACGGGCCGCTTCGATGGGGCGGGCCGCCGCACGAGGAGTTGTCGTACGCATTTACCGACGTCGGGCGCGACCACGGCAATCGCTGCGTCATCATCACCGGCACCGGCGACGCGTTCTGCGCCGAGGTCGACCACGGCGCCGGCCGCGGCGCAACGGTAGGCAAACTCCCAAGCGGCGAGCCCGCGCCCCCGCCGCACGCGGGTGTGCGCACCACCACCTGGGATCACATCTACAACGATGCGAAGTACCTACTGATGAACCATCTCAACATCGAGGTACCGATGATCGCGGCGGTCAACGGTCCGGCGCTGATCCATGCCGAGCTGGCCGTGCTGTGCGATATCGTGATCGCCTCGGAGAACGCGGCGTTTCAGGACGCGCCGCACTTTCCCAACGGGATCGTGCCGGGCGACGGCGTGCATATAGTGTGGCCGCTGGTGCTGGGCCCCAATCGCGGCCGTTATTTCCTGCTCACCGGGCAAAAGCTCTCGGCGCGCGAGGCGCTGGAGCTGGGCGTGGTGAGCGAGGTCGTGCCGCGCGATCGCCTGGTGGCGCGCGCCTGGGAGCTGGCAGAGCTGATCGTCGCCAAGCCGGCGCTCACCGTCCGCTATGCGCGCGTCGCCATCACTCAGCAGCTCAAGCGCCTGATGCTCGACGACCTCGGCTACGGGCTCGCGCTGGAGGGCCTGGCGGCGGCGACGTCGTGGCCGGGAGCCAGGGGCTCCAAGGGCTGA
- a CDS encoding CoA-transferase, producing the protein MNTGRRERIIDEHQAVSWIEDGMTVAIGEPAPMALVRGIVRRGVRNLSVVASGFALDMLIAAGCVRKTVSYYAGGGPGIPVLPSFRRAAERGEIEVWECEEGILCAGLQAAAQMLPFMPWRGGVGTSLPEINPDLKLFRDPLRGEELIAVPPIKPDVTLLHAAAADAHGNVRHLGGPGWLDLFQHRAADRTIVQVEQVVSNEEIRADPWATTIADADAIVRAPFGAHPFYSRGFYITDGPHLRAYLQAADKAAAGDRAALEEYLDRHCRRSAGLAEYLEAIGIKRLLELHEY; encoded by the coding sequence ATGAACACCGGACGCCGCGAACGCATCATCGACGAGCATCAGGCCGTCAGCTGGATCGAGGACGGGATGACCGTCGCGATCGGCGAGCCTGCGCCGATGGCGCTCGTGCGCGGAATAGTACGGCGCGGCGTGCGCAATCTCTCCGTCGTCGCGAGCGGCTTTGCGCTCGACATGCTGATCGCTGCCGGATGCGTGCGCAAGACCGTGAGCTACTACGCCGGCGGCGGCCCAGGCATCCCCGTCCTGCCGTCGTTCCGGCGCGCGGCCGAACGCGGTGAAATCGAAGTCTGGGAGTGCGAGGAGGGCATCCTGTGCGCAGGATTGCAGGCGGCGGCGCAGATGCTGCCGTTCATGCCGTGGCGCGGCGGCGTCGGCACCTCGCTGCCGGAGATAAATCCCGATCTCAAGCTCTTCCGCGATCCTCTTCGCGGCGAGGAATTGATCGCAGTGCCGCCGATAAAGCCCGACGTGACATTGCTGCACGCCGCCGCTGCCGACGCCCACGGCAACGTGCGCCATCTTGGCGGACCCGGATGGCTCGATTTGTTTCAGCATCGCGCCGCCGACCGCACTATCGTGCAGGTCGAGCAGGTGGTCTCGAACGAAGAAATCCGGGCCGATCCGTGGGCGACCACGATCGCCGACGCCGACGCGATCGTGCGCGCGCCCTTCGGCGCCCATCCGTTCTACAGCCGCGGCTTCTACATCACCGATGGGCCGCATCTGCGCGCCTACCTGCAGGCCGCCGACAAAGCCGCCGCCGGCGATCGCGCGGCGCTCGAGGAGTACCTCGACCGTCATTGCCGCAGGTCCGCGGGGCTTGCCGAGTACCTCGAAGCAATCGGCATCAAACGGCTGCTCGAACTGCACGAATACTGA
- a CDS encoding CoA-transferase, with protein MTSEYSVQELMAVFLARDLKDGELLRVGVAMPVAEAAVRLAHLMHGPNIELVFLGGRMNVHDLETIPMPAFGWDRRVVRWTESYSDTGHRFDRLKDWSKHVFFIGGVQVDRFGNTNLIGIGPDYRRLKFRGPGSVGTPTLSTHVGRYYIVLNSHSPRLLVERCDYISACGWGSGGADARRKLGLPGGGPRYVVTPLCVMDFEEETRRMRLRSLHPGVSAATVRESTGFELVIPPSVPTTAPPTAEELEALRTRVDSAGRLR; from the coding sequence ATGACGAGCGAATACAGCGTGCAGGAACTGATGGCGGTGTTTTTGGCGCGTGACCTCAAAGATGGCGAACTTTTGCGCGTCGGCGTGGCGATGCCGGTCGCGGAAGCGGCGGTGCGCCTCGCCCATCTGATGCACGGCCCCAACATCGAACTGGTGTTTCTCGGCGGGCGGATGAACGTCCACGATCTCGAAACCATCCCGATGCCTGCGTTCGGATGGGACCGGCGGGTGGTGCGATGGACCGAGTCATACAGCGACACCGGCCATCGTTTCGACCGGCTGAAGGATTGGAGCAAACACGTTTTCTTCATCGGCGGCGTCCAGGTCGATCGCTTCGGCAATACCAACCTGATCGGCATCGGCCCCGATTACCGGCGCCTGAAGTTTCGCGGCCCCGGTTCGGTCGGCACGCCCACGCTCAGCACCCATGTCGGCCGCTACTACATCGTGCTCAACAGCCACAGCCCGCGCCTGCTGGTCGAACGCTGCGACTATATCAGCGCCTGCGGATGGGGCAGCGGCGGCGCCGATGCGCGCCGCAAACTGGGGCTTCCCGGCGGCGGCCCCAGGTACGTCGTGACGCCGCTTTGCGTGATGGACTTCGAGGAGGAGACACGGCGGATGCGCCTGCGCTCGCTCCATCCGGGCGTCAGCGCTGCGACGGTGCGCGAGAGCACCGGATTCGAACTGGTGATTCCGCCGTCGGTGCCGACCACCGCGCCGCCCACCGCAGAGGAGCTTGAGGCGCTCCGCACGCGCGTCGATAGCGCGGGCCGTCTGCGTTAG